TTTGCTGGGGAGTAAGGATCTGCTTGCCCTGCAGGTTAAACCCCTGCCAGTATGGGGCGTCGCATTCCCGGTAGTGGAAGGTAGCAAGGTCGGGCACTTCCTTCTTATTGGTCTGAATCCATTCCTCGATGCTCATTCCCTTGGGACGGCTCAGGCTTTTGGCCCTAAATGCCCAGATAACAAAGGAGTGTGCAAACGCCATGGTGTGCTCGTAGGCAACACCTAGGCGGGTTTCGGACTTTTGCTGTCCGAGAACCAATGGGGAGTGGACATCGAGTGAGCTGTCCGCGAACGTGTGGTGCGGGCCAGCGTGCTTCTTCATCCATTCCTTGGGAAGGCCTTGGATGGCCCAGACACCAGCGCTGAAGAGGATTGCCCTTAGCCAGTCTGGAGCCTTGAAGCTGATGTGCGCACCATTACGGTGGAACCCAATGGTGATGCCAAGGCCAGTAACAACGTACAGGCCGAGGAACCAGAGGAAGCTGCTGCCGTAGAGCTGGTACATGCCCCAGAACAGGGGTGCTACCAGTGCGGCAATCCCAATCCGGTAGGCGGACCTATACAGGCGGGCGCGCCAAAAGCGAAAGACAACCTTTGGGTGTCTTTGCACCATGCTTTCACCCTTATGCCCGTTGAGGCGCAGGGTGCGGCGGACGAGCTCGGGGTAGTCAATCACCCAGTAAAACCGGCGGAAGTACGGCCGCACCCACCTTACGTGAGCGGAGAGCAGTGCTGCGCCGATGGCAATGAGTCCCATGGCACTCCAGAACCGAACAGGGTCCTGAGTAGTGACAAAGAGTTGGTAGAGCATCCCGAGAAGGGGTGCGATAAGAAAAAACGTAATCAGCGATAGTTCGAAGCGTCTACTCGCCGGCTGATTCAGAAAGTTAATAAAGATTTTCCGCATTTTCAAGGTTCCTTTTTGTTTCGGTGCCAGCGATGGCTTGAAACGTAAGCAGTATGTCAAAAAAAGAGCGGTTCCGATAGGGTGGAACCGCTCTTTGTGTCAGTCTTTTAATTTGAGCTGCTGGACATGGCTGCGGCCTTGTCGATACTCTCCGTTCCAGGAGCGAAAATAACGATTTTCTGGGAAGGGTTGGTGGAAATATCCCGGATTGTTTGCAGTGTGCGCAGCGTCACGGAAATAGGGTTCTGCGAAAGAAGCTGGGCAGCGCGGTTTAAGTTTTCTGCGGCAGTCAGCTCACCTTCTGCGGCAATAATATTGGCACGGCGTTCACGCTCTGCCTCTGCCTGTTTGGCAATGGCCCGCTTCATTTCCTGGGGGAGCTCAATGTCCTGAATCTTGATGGATTCGATGGTGATGCCCCATTCGGCAGTCTCGTGGACTACAATTTCTTCAATTTTGTCGGATACCATTTCGCGCTGTGTCAGTACCTCGTCCAATTCCGAGTTACCAATGACGTCACGAAGCGCAGTCTGAGTGTACTGAAGTACGGCCAGCTCAAGGTTCTCCACCTTGATAACTGCGTCTTCCGGGTTGGTAATACGGTAGTACACTACAGCATTAAGGAAACAGGAAATGTTGTCCTTAGTGATCATTTCCTGACGGGGCATGTCCAAGGTTTTGATGCGGATATCCACCTTGCGCACGTTTTGGATAATGGGCACGATCCAGCGGAGGCCAGGTTCGCGCATGCCAGAGTATTTACCAAGGGTGAATACAATCCCGCGCTCGTACTGGTAGAACAGCTTGAAGCCTGCAATGAAGAGAATCAGCAGGCCAAGGATTAGGTAGAACATGAAGATGAACATGAAGACTGGTTAATTTGCGGTTTTAGTATAGCAAAACGCTAGACCATTCCCAGGAGTCTCCTTGTATTTGTGGCGGAGCAGGGCGTAGCCTGGAAGAAGCAAGCCAATTCCCTTGGAGAGGTGGACATGGACATTCGAAGCAACGAAGCATACTCGGATCGGCTGGCGCGCGACCAGGCACTTGCCTTACAAATCACGCGTCAAAATCTTGGCAGCATGGACGGGCTCCGCGCTGCAGAACTGCACCGTACAGAACAGGGACGAATACGGGGACTCTTACTCCAGGCGGCAACGCCCACGCGAGAGGCCTGACACACTAGGCGGCAACTTCTGCCGCCTATTTCTTTTCTTCAGCGGCTTCAGCTTCTTTCTTTGTGTGGTGCACCGTTCCTTTTGGGTGATGGGCAGGGCTGTAGATGGTGTAGAGCTTGAGGTCTTCGTCATCTGACTCATTAATGACGTTGTGCTCGGCACCCGCAGGCACTACGATGGCGGTGCCATCACCAATGGGCTGTTCTTCGCCATCTACCACCACCGTGCCAATGCCAGATTCCACGCGGAAGAATTGGTCATTGTCTGGGTGTACCTCTGAACCAATTTCCTCACCGGGTTTGAGGCTCATAAGGACAAGCTGGCTGTGCTTACCTGTGAAAAGCACACGGCGAAAGTCCGTGTTCTCAATGGATTCGGTTTCAATATCACTAATGTGCCAGTCCATGGTGCCTCCGGTGGGTTAGGTGTGTTGGGGTTAGGATAGCAGAAAGGCGCAGGGTTTCAGTACTAAAAAACTCACGCACTTGGGTGTGCGTGAGTGATGGGGACTAGCCTTGGCTTGAGCCGGCAAGGAACTCTGCTGCTCCGCCCGGGAAACCTGCCCGGAGAAGGTCGCTTAGTTTCTCCCTACTAGCCTCGTCGTATGCTCCACGGTCGGAGGCAACGATTTTCTCGATGGTCCAGTTGGCGCCTTCGAGGGGCAGAATGGGTTCGGACGGCTCACCGGGAATACCTGAGAGGTCGAACTTTCCACCTAGAAGCGAGATGTACATAAGAACCCAGAGGAACTTCTGGTGGGTTTCCTCCAGGCTTTCAAAGTCCTGGATATCCTTTACCGTAAGTTCCATCCAGTCAGCCATTTGCTGCTGGGAGATGCCGAGGCGTTCGCGCCGGAGTTTCAACTCGTGCACGAGTCGGCAGTAGTGGTGAACCGTGACGGCGTGAGCCTGTTCATATTTTTCAGGATCAAAGGGCATTTCTTCCTCCTACAGAATACCGCTTGAACCTATCAGGAATCTGCAGATTTGCCTAGGGGTTGAGAGTAATTGCATACACATCAGGCGGCGCGCCATAGCGGAAAGGTGCAACGCCGTAACCAAACCCACGTGAAATAATAAGAGGCATGCCATTAATAGACTTAATGCCTGCCTGGCTCTGGAAACTCCCGTGGGGGTTCACTTGCTTAAAGACTAGTCCTAGCCAAGTAAGGAAAAATGCCTGGCCGCCATGGGTGTGGCCAGAGATCGCTAGGTCAGGACGACGGCTGCCTGGCAAGAGTGAGCAATCCGGGTTATGGCTGAGAAGGATACGGAAAAGCTCTGGCTTGATATCGTCAAACTTTTGGTAAGCATCAATATTTTTAAGTGTCCTTTTGTAAAAACGTGGTGACTGGATGAAAAACTTCCCTTCCAGATACTCAGAGGTTCCCTCTAAGTCCTTGAGTCCAACGATGAGTACGCTGGTGTCGTTTTTTGTGTACGTATAGGAGTCATTTTCTAAGAGTGTAATCCCAGCTTTCTGAAGGATCTCGCGCACCGCGCCGGTATTCACTGCTTTGAACCGCGTATCGTGGTTGCCAAGCACGGCCACTATGGGAATGTTCAATGAGATGAGTTCAGCGAGGACCTTGTTGAGGCGCTTAGGAAAATGGATGTTTCGGTCAAAGTAATCCCCACCAAGCAGGATGAGATCATAGGGATTCTTCTTGTGCTCCCTTTTGATGATGGAAAGGTTCCTGGCGTAAATGCGCATTGGGGTAAACCAGGTAATGTGCAGGTCACTTATAAACAAAATACGCACCGGTTTCTTGATCCGAGGGTCCGACATGTCGAACTTCCGGATACGAAAAAGGCGAGGCTCTATGTGGGAGCCGTAAAGTAAGAAAAGAAAAAGAAAGACCCAGGGCCAGGTAAGCATAGGATCATTGTAGCGAATGTGACTAAAAAGAAACGCCCTGATTGGTATCAGGGCGTAGGGGTTCTTAGGGCTTAACCTAAGAAGGAGTTAATGGCTCGGAACCGCTCGTAGCGGCCAGTTACGAGGATTTGAGTGTCTTCCACCTGAGCGAGCTCTGCCAAGGTTTCCGCGAGATGTGCCTTAAGGATCTGGACGGCGGCGTCCCTATCCATATGTGCACCCTCTGCAGGTTCAGGAACCAGGCAGTCGGTTACACCGAGCCGCACCGTATCCAGGGCGGTAATCTTCAGTGCAGCGGCTGCCTCAGCAACGCGGCTTTCATCCTTCCAGACAATGCTGGCGCATTTCTCCGGTGCAATGACCGAATAGATGGCATGTTGGAGGATGAGTACCTTGTCGGCAACGCCCAGGGCGATGGCGCCCCCGCTTCCGCCTTCACCGATAATGGTGGAGACAACAGGGGTTTCTAGGTTGAGAAGGATCTCCTGACACTGGGCCAGCGCGTAGCTGATGCCATAGTTTTCGGATTCCACGGTAATGTCCGCACCTGGTGTATCGATAAAACACAGGAGTGGGCAACGCAGCAGTTCAGCGAGCCGCATGAGACGCGCCGCCTTACGGTACCCGGCTGGGCCTGCCATGCCATAGTTGCGCAGCGTACGC
This region of Verrucomicrobiia bacterium genomic DNA includes:
- a CDS encoding slipin family protein is translated as MFIFMFYLILGLLILFIAGFKLFYQYERGIVFTLGKYSGMREPGLRWIVPIIQNVRKVDIRIKTLDMPRQEMITKDNISCFLNAVVYYRITNPEDAVIKVENLELAVLQYTQTALRDVIGNSELDEVLTQREMVSDKIEEIVVHETAEWGITIESIKIQDIELPQEMKRAIAKQAEAERERRANIIAAEGELTAAENLNRAAQLLSQNPISVTLRTLQTIRDISTNPSQKIVIFAPGTESIDKAAAMSSSSN
- a CDS encoding cupin domain-containing protein, which codes for MDWHISDIETESIENTDFRRVLFTGKHSQLVLMSLKPGEEIGSEVHPDNDQFFRVESGIGTVVVDGEEQPIGDGTAIVVPAGAEHNVINESDDEDLKLYTIYSPAHHPKGTVHHTKKEAEAAEEKK
- a CDS encoding metallophosphoesterase, whose protein sequence is MSDPRIKKPVRILFISDLHITWFTPMRIYARNLSIIKREHKKNPYDLILLGGDYFDRNIHFPKRLNKVLAELISLNIPIVAVLGNHDTRFKAVNTGAVREILQKAGITLLENDSYTYTKNDTSVLIVGLKDLEGTSEYLEGKFFIQSPRFYKRTLKNIDAYQKFDDIKPELFRILLSHNPDCSLLPGSRRPDLAISGHTHGGQAFFLTWLGLVFKQVNPHGSFQSQAGIKSINGMPLIISRGFGYGVAPFRYGAPPDVYAITLNP